From the genome of Streptomyces sp. NBC_01283, one region includes:
- a CDS encoding RNA-guided endonuclease InsQ/TnpB family protein encodes MSPSTQHARYTYRLRVSSTARTGLEAEWSRCRWVWNECVAMSRKVYARNQATGGEDTCGPAQLDRMLTEARRSMAWLREGSSVAQQQIIRDFGRSRAKALKDIKARLPQRQRAGMPRMKRKREALPTLNYTSRGFRLKDGRLHVAGGIVLSPVWSRELPKTPSSVRVYRDSLGHWYASFVVETVSEELPATGAVIGVDWGVKETATTTSAVHDLPHAEHGKRAAQQLAHYQRQMARRRTPKNQPDTNGYRTARMQAAKAHKKVARQRQDTGRKWAKRVVRDHDALAVENFRPKFLAKTTLARKAADAAIGATRTALVEMGRKHGRTVHLVHPAYTTMDCADCGARAKHQLPLGERTYACTACGVSRPRDKNSAHVMLVRAGLSPGWR; translated from the coding sequence ATGTCCCCGTCCACGCAGCACGCCCGGTACACCTACCGGCTTCGTGTGTCCTCGACGGCCCGGACGGGCCTGGAGGCGGAGTGGTCGCGGTGCCGGTGGGTTTGGAACGAGTGCGTGGCGATGTCGCGCAAGGTCTACGCCCGCAACCAGGCCACGGGCGGCGAGGACACGTGCGGCCCGGCTCAGTTGGACAGGATGCTGACCGAGGCCCGCCGGTCGATGGCGTGGCTGCGGGAGGGCTCTTCGGTTGCTCAGCAGCAGATCATCCGGGATTTCGGACGCTCGCGTGCGAAGGCGCTCAAGGACATCAAGGCCCGTCTGCCGCAGCGCCAGCGGGCGGGCATGCCGAGGATGAAGCGCAAGCGGGAGGCGTTGCCGACGCTGAACTACACCTCGCGCGGCTTCCGTCTCAAGGACGGGCGCCTGCACGTCGCGGGCGGCATCGTGCTGTCGCCGGTGTGGTCGCGTGAGCTGCCCAAAACGCCGTCGTCCGTGCGCGTGTATCGCGACAGTCTCGGGCATTGGTACGCCTCCTTCGTCGTCGAGACCGTCAGCGAGGAACTCCCCGCGACGGGGGCGGTGATCGGGGTGGACTGGGGCGTGAAGGAGACCGCCACGACCACCTCGGCGGTGCATGATCTGCCGCACGCCGAGCACGGGAAGCGGGCCGCGCAACAACTGGCCCATTACCAGCGGCAGATGGCCCGACGACGCACCCCGAAGAATCAGCCCGACACCAACGGGTACCGCACCGCCCGCATGCAGGCGGCGAAGGCGCACAAGAAGGTCGCACGGCAACGCCAGGACACCGGCCGCAAGTGGGCCAAGCGAGTCGTCCGCGACCACGATGCGTTGGCGGTTGAGAACTTCCGCCCCAAGTTTCTCGCCAAGACCACGCTGGCGCGCAAGGCGGCCGATGCGGCGATCGGCGCCACCAGGACGGCCCTGGTCGAGATGGGCCGCAAACACGGGCGGACCGTGCACCTGGTGCACCCCGCCTACACGACGATGGACTGCGCAGACTGCGGTGCGAGAGCCAAGCACCAACTGCCGCTCGGCGAACGAACGTACGCGTGCACCGCGTGCGGAGTCTCCCGACCACGGGACAAAAACTCCGCCCACGTGATGCTCGTCCGGGCTGGCCTCTCTCCCGGCTGGCGTTGA